GCGCGGTGCAATAAATCATCCATGGATATTTAGAGAAATTAAAGAAATATTTGAAAATGGTTTTGTATCAAAAATTGTTGATGTTGAGGAAAGGATTTCAACTGCACTTCGCCACTTAAAATATGAAATCACAATTAGAGAAAAAGCAATTATTCCATTTAGAAAATATTATTCGGGATATTTGAAAGGTCTTTACGGTGCTTCAAAAATTAAGCAACAAATTATGCAGCTTGAAGAATACAATTCTATTGAAGAACTTTTATTAAATTATAAAGAACATTTATTTAAGCATCAAGAATTAGAAGAAAATTAATCTTTAAACCTCCAAGGTTTTTAAAAACTCGAAGGTTTCTACACCAAAAAATAATGCACTTAAAAAATATTGCAAAAATCATTTCATATTTATTTGTCCCGCCAATATTAAATTTTATAATATTCGTCAACTATTCAGTTTATTTTGAGTCAGATTTTAAATTGTGGATTTCAATTATAATTTCATTTCTATTCGGATTGACAATCCCAATTTTTACTTTTATTTATTTCCGTAAAAAAGGTAAAATCATAAATGATGATGCAACAATAAAAGAGGAAAGAACCGTTCCTTACATTTATGCAATTTTGTTTACAATTTTGGGAGTTATTCTTTCGGGAATTTTCAAACTAAATGAATCAATTATAATGTTATGGATGATTTATTTAATTTGCAGCATATTAATATTAAACGTAAACAGATTTTGGAAAATAAGCGCGCACGCAATGGGAGCCGGAATTCCATTAGGAGCATCACTTTTTATTAATAATAATTATTTTTTTTTAGCGGTAATAATTTTAGTTGGCTGGTCAAGATTTTATCTTAAAGTTCATACAATTCCGCAAATAATTTCCGGTGGAATTGTTGGAATTTCAGTTTCATATGTTTTATTAAAATTTTGTCTTTAAAATAAATCTAAAAAGAATTTTGTTGAATTTATTTTAGGAGTTTTAATGGAGTTAGAAAAATTAATTAGAGATGTACCAAATTATCCCAAAGAGGGAATAATCTTCAAAGATATTACAACATTGTTAAAAGACAAGGAAGCATTTCAAATTACTCTAAATCTTTTATACGATTTATCAAAAGATAAGGGAATTACAAAAGTTGTTGGAATTGAATCTCGCGGATTTATTTTTGGCGGCGCACTTGCAAATAAATTAAATGCCGGATTTATTCCAATAAGAAAACCGGGAAAACTTCCCGCAGAAAAAATTAATGAAAAATATTCGCTTGAATATGGAATAGATTCAATTGAAATTCATAAAGATGCTTTAGATAAAAATGATATTGTATTATTGCATGATGATCTTTTGGCAACTGGTGGAACAATGAAAGCCGCTTGTAGTTTGGTTGAAAGGCTTGGTGCCAAAGTCGAACAAATTTCTTTTATAATTGAATTGGATTTTTTAAATGGAAAAGATTTATTAAAAAACTATGATGTAAATTCTTTAATTCATTATTAAATAAAATTTCACAATTAGAATAATTTTATGAAAAAAATAATTATTGATGAATTTCTTTTCATAAAAAATGAATTCAAAATATTAGATAAAAAAGTTGTTACAATATTTCTCAGTTCAATAATTCTATTTACAATTAGCTGGTATTTTTCAACACCCAAATTTTTTACTCAACAATTTCAATTCTACAAAAATAATTTTCTCTCCAACGAAATTTACTCATTTATGTTTTGGTTTTTGTTGGATACATTACTTTTTTTAATCATTCCAATTCTTATCATAAAATTTATTTTCAAAGAAGATTTATTTAAATATGGATTAACACTCAAAAATTATTCAGTTGGATTTCAAATTTCCGGAATCTCAATTTTGATTTTCCTTCCCATAATGTTTTTACTAACACAATCAGAAAATTTTGTTGAGTATTTTCCACTTATGCAAAGTGCGAAAGATGATATCTTAATTTTCATTATTTATGAAATTGGATTTATTGTATTTATTTTTTCATGGGAATTTATTTTTAGAGGATTTTTGCTTTTTGGATTGGAAGAAAAATTTGGAGTTTACTCGATATTTATTCAGATGATTCCGTTTGTAATTTTACATAACGGAAAACCTTTTATTGAAACTTTTGCATCAATTTTTGGTGGAATATTTTTAGGATATTTAGCAATAAGATTTCGATCAATCTGGTATGGATTTTTAATCCACAGTTTAATTTTGATAATTCTGGATTTAATTTCATTCTTAAAGAATTTGTAAAAAAATTGTAATTTTACTTATCAAATTTAAAGGCAGAAATTATGAAATTTTCATTAAATGTTGATCATGTTGCTTTTTTAAGAAATGCCCGCGGTGAAGAAAATCCGGATCCGGTAACATTTGCACTAATGGCTGAACTTTATGGCGTGGATGGAATTGTTGTTCACCTTAGAGAAGACAGAAGACATATCAATGAACGCGATTTAAGATTGATGCGAGAACAACTAAAAACAAAACTCGATCTTGAAATGGCTGCTGTAAAAGAAATAATTGATATTGCTTGCGATGTTCAACCGGATTTAGTAACACTCGTTCCGGAAAAAAGACAAGAACTTACAACCGAAGGCGGATTGAATGTAATTGATAATATTGAACTAATTAGAAATACAATTGATCGTTTGCACGAAGTTGATATTCCCGTTTCGCTTTTTGTTGAACCGGACTTAAATCAAATTGATGCTGCTTCTGAAATAAATGCAGATGTAATTGAAATTCATACCGGAGTTTATGCAAACGCAAAAGTTGAAGAAGACATTTTTGATGAATTGGAAAGAATTAGACAAGCAGCAAAACATGCGAAAAAATTGGGACTCGGAGTAAACGCTGGTCACGGTTTAAATTACAACAATATGAAAGAATTTATGCTGATTGAAAATATAGATGAAGTAAGCATTGGACAAGCTGTAATTGCCCGATCGATATTTGTCGGAATTGAAAAAGCGATTGCAGAAATGTTGACATTAATTAAAAATAAATAAATAAATTGAATTCCTTAAAACGAAAATTAGAATACCATTATCAAAAGTTTGATGCAAACCAAATTTATCCGGATCCAATAATTTTTCCGCGGAAATTTAGACTTGAATCTGATATTGAAATTTCAGCATTTATTTCAAGCATTTTTGCATACGGAACTGTTACACAAATAATTAATTCGTTAGAAAAAATTCATTCATTAATCGGTAATTCACCTACAGATTATTTTCAAAATTTTGATAAAAAGAAACACCAAAATTTCTTTAAAACTTTCAAACATAGATTTTATTCTGGTGAAGATGTAATTAAACTTTTTCAAATAATTCAATACATCTTAAAAGAATACGAATCGATTAAACATCTTTTTTTACTTTACTACTTCGATCAAGATAAAAACATTAAAAATTCATTATCATTTTTCTCTAAAAATTTAATTGAAATTTCAGAGAGAATTTCACCAACAACAAAAAGTGTAAGATTTATGTTTTCGGATCCATTTTCCGGAAGTGCATGCAAAAGGATGAATTTATATTTACGTTGGATGGTTAGAAGTGATGAAATAGATTTTGGAATTTGGAAAGCCGTAAAAAAAAAACAGCTTGTAATTCCGGTTGATACTCATATAGCAAAATTGAGTAAAAGTTTAGGATTAACTAAACACGAGAATGTTTCTTGGCAAATGGCAGAGGATATTACAGAAAATTTAAAAAAATTTGATTCGGAAGATCCAGTGAAATATGATTTTGCAATTTGTCATATTGGAATGAGAAAACTGGAATTTTAACCCAAAAATTAAATAAACTGCATTAAGTACTATTAATAAATTTAATTGCATAAAAAAAAGTAAAAGTTTATATTTACGATTCATTTTTGATGTAAGTTCTGAAAATTTTGAAAATACCTAAATGCCGGGGTGGCGGAATTGGTAGACGCATTGGACTTAAAATCCAATGGAAGGTTTCTTCCGTGCCGGTTCGAGTCCGGCCCTCGGTACTTGGTTTTTCAAAAAAAAATAAAATTGATAATAAATTTTTGCTTTTATCAAACTGGGTTCTTAGCTCAGTTGGTTAGAGCGTCTGCTTGACGTGCAGAAGGTCAAAGGTTCGAATCCTTTAGAACCCACAAAATTTCGGAGTTTACTCCGTTTTTTTTTATTTGAAATATGAGTGAAAAAGTTAAAATAAAATTTCCGGATGGTTCTGAAAAAGAATTTGATAAAGGTATAACATCTTTAAAAATTGCAGAATCCATTTCACCGAAATTAGCTGAAGATGTTTTAATTGCAAAAGTTAATTCAAAATTAGTTGATCTAAATAGATCAATTAATTCTGATGCTACTTTGCAGCTTTTTACTTTTAATGATGAAATTGGAAAACATTCATATTGGCATTCAACTTCTCATTTAATGGCTCATGCTATTCAGTCAATATTTCCAGAGGCAAAATTTGGAGTTGGTCCCGCAATTGAAGGCGGATTTTATTACGATTTTGATATTGATACAAAAATTACGGAAGCGGATTTAACAAAAATTGAAAATAAAATGTTGGTAATTGCGAAAGAAAATAATCCGTTCCA
The nucleotide sequence above comes from Ignavibacteriota bacterium. Encoded proteins:
- a CDS encoding adenine phosphoribosyltransferase; protein product: MELEKLIRDVPNYPKEGIIFKDITTLLKDKEAFQITLNLLYDLSKDKGITKVVGIESRGFIFGGALANKLNAGFIPIRKPGKLPAEKINEKYSLEYGIDSIEIHKDALDKNDIVLLHDDLLATGGTMKAACSLVERLGAKVEQISFIIELDFLNGKDLLKNYDVNSLIHY
- a CDS encoding CPBP family intramembrane metalloprotease, with product MKKIIIDEFLFIKNEFKILDKKVVTIFLSSIILFTISWYFSTPKFFTQQFQFYKNNFLSNEIYSFMFWFLLDTLLFLIIPILIIKFIFKEDLFKYGLTLKNYSVGFQISGISILIFLPIMFLLTQSENFVEYFPLMQSAKDDILIFIIYEIGFIVFIFSWEFIFRGFLLFGLEEKFGVYSIFIQMIPFVILHNGKPFIETFASIFGGIFLGYLAIRFRSIWYGFLIHSLILIILDLISFLKNL
- a CDS encoding pyridoxine 5'-phosphate synthase, whose translation is MMKFSLNVDHVAFLRNARGEENPDPVTFALMAELYGVDGIVVHLREDRRHINERDLRLMREQLKTKLDLEMAAVKEIIDIACDVQPDLVTLVPEKRQELTTEGGLNVIDNIELIRNTIDRLHEVDIPVSLFVEPDLNQIDAASEINADVIEIHTGVYANAKVEEDIFDELERIRQAAKHAKKLGLGVNAGHGLNYNNMKEFMLIENIDEVSIGQAVIARSIFVGIEKAIAEMLTLIKNK
- a CDS encoding TIGR02757 family protein — translated: MNSLKRKLEYHYQKFDANQIYPDPIIFPRKFRLESDIEISAFISSIFAYGTVTQIINSLEKIHSLIGNSPTDYFQNFDKKKHQNFFKTFKHRFYSGEDVIKLFQIIQYILKEYESIKHLFLLYYFDQDKNIKNSLSFFSKNLIEISERISPTTKSVRFMFSDPFSGSACKRMNLYLRWMVRSDEIDFGIWKAVKKKQLVIPVDTHIAKLSKSLGLTKHENVSWQMAEDITENLKKFDSEDPVKYDFAICHIGMRKLEF